In Microcoleus sp. FACHB-831, one genomic interval encodes:
- a CDS encoding alpha/beta fold hydrolase — MNFLDSEWQHHFVETNNIRLHCVTQGEGELVILLHGFPEFWYSWRYQIPALARHFKVVVPDLRGYNDSDKPASGYDLDTLSADIRGLITSLGYVRAHIVGHDWGGAIAWHLAQKFPQVLNRLAILNAPHPQQFLQEIASNMDQLRRSWYVFAFQIPGLPEWLIQQNLKDFVQNVFRGQAIRKGAFTAEDTEMYQMALSKPGVLSAAINYYRQWLAPANWMHNLGRAPSPVTVPTLILWGEEDSLLSHKLTEGMERLISAPFKLKLVPHCGHWIQQEAPQTVNRELLNFLRPA; from the coding sequence ATGAACTTTCTGGATTCTGAGTGGCAACACCATTTTGTTGAGACTAATAACATTCGCTTACACTGCGTTACCCAAGGAGAGGGAGAGCTGGTTATACTCCTGCATGGGTTTCCAGAGTTTTGGTATTCCTGGCGCTATCAGATACCAGCATTGGCGAGGCATTTTAAGGTGGTAGTTCCGGATCTGCGGGGCTATAACGATTCTGATAAGCCAGCGAGTGGCTATGACCTTGATACGCTCAGTGCTGATATTCGGGGTTTGATTACAAGTCTAGGATATGTGCGGGCACATATTGTGGGTCACGACTGGGGAGGGGCGATCGCGTGGCATTTGGCGCAGAAGTTTCCTCAAGTTCTAAACCGTCTAGCAATTTTAAACGCGCCGCACCCGCAGCAGTTTTTGCAAGAAATCGCCAGTAATATGGATCAACTGCGCCGCAGTTGGTACGTGTTTGCTTTTCAGATCCCTGGACTCCCAGAGTGGCTGATACAACAGAACTTAAAAGATTTTGTCCAAAACGTGTTTCGCGGACAAGCGATTCGCAAAGGAGCGTTTACCGCCGAGGACACCGAGATGTATCAGATGGCGCTATCAAAGCCTGGGGTACTTTCGGCGGCGATTAACTATTATCGCCAATGGCTGGCTCCGGCTAATTGGATGCACAATTTGGGGCGAGCGCCTTCTCCTGTAACTGTGCCCACTTTAATACTGTGGGGTGAAGAAGATTCCCTTCTCAGTCACAAACTTACAGAAGGAATGGAACGGTTAATCTCGGCTCCGTTCAAACTAAAATTGGTACCTCACTGCGGTCACTGGATACAGCAAGAAGCGCCCCAAACTGTTAATCGAGAACTGTTGAACTTTTTACGACCCGCATAG
- the nusA gene encoding transcription termination factor NusA, producing the protein MSIVKLPGLKDLIDNISRERNLPRHAVQSALKEALLKGYERYRRAQRLDRFHFEEEYFDNFEVDLDVEEEGFRILATKIIVEEVGDTDHQISLEDVQKVTDEAQLGDSVVLDVTPDQGEFGRMAAIQTKQVLAQKLRDQQRKLVQEEFQDLEGTVLQARVLRFERQSAIVAVSSNFGQPEVEAELPKREQLPNDNYRISATFKVFLKKVREGPHRGPQLVVSRGAAGLVVYLFANEVPEIEDEVVRIVAVAREANPPSRHVGPRTKIAVDTLERDVDPVGACIGARGSRIQVVVNELRGEKIDVIRWSPDPATYIANALSPARVDEVRLINPEGRQAHVLVAEDQLSLAIGKEGQNVRLAARLTGWKIDIKDIAKYDYAAESAKIQEVQQAAIADENEDEDALENSLPVMEDFEAEYEEEEAEV; encoded by the coding sequence ATGTCAATAGTTAAGTTGCCTGGGCTTAAAGACCTGATCGACAATATCAGCCGAGAGCGCAACTTACCGCGCCACGCAGTACAATCCGCCCTCAAAGAAGCGCTTTTGAAAGGATACGAGCGCTATCGCCGCGCTCAACGTCTCGACCGCTTCCATTTTGAAGAAGAATACTTCGACAACTTTGAAGTCGATCTTGATGTCGAAGAAGAAGGGTTCCGCATCTTGGCCACCAAAATTATTGTCGAAGAAGTCGGGGATACCGACCATCAAATTTCACTTGAAGATGTCCAAAAAGTTACCGATGAGGCTCAACTGGGCGACTCGGTTGTACTGGATGTAACGCCAGACCAAGGAGAATTTGGTCGTATGGCAGCAATTCAGACCAAGCAGGTGCTAGCGCAAAAATTGCGAGACCAGCAGCGCAAACTTGTGCAAGAGGAATTTCAGGACTTAGAAGGAACAGTGCTACAAGCACGGGTGCTGCGGTTTGAGAGACAATCAGCGATCGTTGCTGTTAGTAGTAACTTCGGTCAGCCAGAGGTAGAAGCCGAACTTCCTAAGCGCGAACAGCTCCCCAATGACAACTATCGCATCAGCGCTACATTTAAAGTCTTTCTCAAAAAAGTGCGCGAAGGCCCCCATCGCGGCCCCCAGCTAGTCGTTTCCAGAGGCGCCGCAGGTTTGGTAGTTTATCTATTTGCCAACGAAGTACCAGAAATTGAGGACGAAGTAGTTAGGATTGTGGCTGTAGCGCGGGAAGCCAATCCCCCCTCTCGTCATGTTGGCCCCCGGACGAAAATAGCTGTTGATACACTGGAGCGAGATGTAGATCCAGTTGGCGCTTGTATCGGCGCTCGCGGCTCCCGCATTCAAGTAGTTGTTAATGAATTGCGGGGTGAAAAAATAGACGTTATTCGCTGGTCGCCTGACCCAGCTACCTACATCGCTAACGCCCTCAGCCCCGCCCGCGTGGATGAAGTTCGTCTAATTAATCCCGAAGGGCGTCAAGCTCATGTATTAGTTGCAGAAGACCAGTTGAGTTTGGCGATCGGTAAAGAAGGGCAGAACGTGCGTCTGGCAGCCCGCCTGACTGGTTGGAAAATCGACATCAAAGATATTGCCAAGTACGACTACGCCGCCGAAAGCGCCAAAATCCAAGAGGTACAACAAGCTGCCATAGCAGACGAAAATGAGGATGAGGACGCTTTGGAAAACTCATTACCAGTAATGGAGGATTTTGAGGCAGAGTATGAGGAGGAAGAGGCTGAAGTATGA
- a CDS encoding alpha/beta hydrolase, whose product MNFNLLLRRLILGSTASAVILLFSQNAQAADSVVLKYRILRESVSVTELSTFAKTGELSPSLRAYLAMAKRDPSELRRALTNEVKVNPVLLYAMLTSPIGESILDRVSQVVHTPGNAANRESLRSAIVGSALKDGKISLIEALENYPTPEVQVEGDRLAEVFGQLRKLAERLPKF is encoded by the coding sequence ATGAACTTCAATTTATTATTACGGCGTTTAATCTTAGGTTCTACTGCTAGTGCTGTGATTTTGCTATTTAGCCAAAACGCTCAAGCTGCCGACTCTGTCGTACTGAAATACCGCATTCTTCGGGAATCTGTATCTGTTACAGAACTCTCTACTTTTGCCAAAACTGGTGAACTCTCCCCGTCGCTGCGAGCTTATTTGGCTATGGCAAAGAGAGATCCTTCGGAGCTTCGACGCGCTCTAACTAATGAAGTCAAAGTCAATCCGGTTCTTTTATATGCAATGCTGACTAGCCCTATCGGAGAATCGATACTCGATCGCGTTTCTCAGGTGGTTCATACTCCCGGCAATGCGGCTAACCGGGAGTCTTTACGCTCTGCCATAGTTGGCTCTGCTCTTAAAGACGGCAAAATTTCCTTGATTGAAGCGTTGGAAAATTACCCCACCCCAGAAGTTCAGGTGGAGGGCGATCGCCTTGCTGAGGTTTTTGGTCAACTCCGTAAGCTGGCAGAGCGTTTACCCAAGTTTTGA
- a CDS encoding YlxR family protein, with amino-acid sequence MQPNYRRCVSCRKVAPKQSFWRIVRVYPSRQLQLDQGMGRSAYLCPQANCLGAARKKNRLGNTLKAPVPEELYQSLWQRLAEKQDGGCESGGETFRLASDATHVKQSLKSK; translated from the coding sequence ATGCAACCTAACTATCGGCGATGTGTAAGTTGCCGCAAAGTGGCACCAAAACAGTCTTTTTGGCGTATTGTCAGAGTCTATCCATCTAGACAGCTACAATTAGACCAAGGGATGGGGCGCTCTGCTTACCTTTGTCCCCAGGCGAACTGTTTAGGAGCGGCTAGGAAAAAGAATCGGTTGGGAAACACGCTAAAAGCCCCGGTTCCAGAAGAACTGTATCAAAGCTTATGGCAGCGTCTAGCCGAGAAGCAAGACGGTGGATGTGAAAGCGGAGGGGAAACCTTCCGCCTTGCGTCAGACGCCACCCACGTCAAACAATCGTTAAAATCAAAATAA
- a CDS encoding DUF1565 domain-containing protein has translation MTHKGWSPHSNRSLTIPFPLPVRASLLTNLLLLSGGAAILLAHPQNYALAGIAKQAPQKIITEVIYVNPNIGTDTVADNSQSAPYRTIAYAMQQASSGTAIQLASGSYTNKNGEIFPIVVKQGVILRGDASTKGQTINIIGGGYYISPTLSAQNVTVRAEKDSEISGVSITNPNTRGTALWIESSNPTVKNNTFSNSNREGVFLSGTANPKIEDNIFTKNLGNGISIAKMSAGEIRNNVIDNTGIGIVVSESASPAIAQNRILKNRQGVDVGGDATPLLRNNIIENNRENGVVATGNAGPNLGTKASPGQNRIRNNGQYDIYNVTRNNTIFAVGNDIDLKRISGRVDFVNTPATGS, from the coding sequence ATGACACATAAAGGTTGGAGTCCTCACTCAAACCGCTCGCTCACCATCCCTTTTCCCCTACCCGTCCGCGCATCGTTACTAACAAACCTGCTGCTTTTGTCTGGCGGCGCGGCGATACTTCTGGCGCACCCGCAAAACTACGCACTTGCTGGTATTGCCAAGCAAGCTCCTCAAAAAATCATCACCGAAGTCATCTACGTCAACCCCAATATCGGCACAGATACCGTCGCTGATAACTCTCAATCCGCTCCCTACCGCACCATCGCCTATGCAATGCAGCAAGCTTCATCGGGAACGGCGATCCAACTTGCATCAGGTTCCTACACTAACAAAAACGGCGAAATATTCCCAATTGTTGTAAAACAAGGTGTTATTCTGCGCGGGGATGCATCCACCAAAGGCCAGACAATAAATATTATTGGTGGCGGCTACTACATCAGCCCCACCTTATCCGCTCAAAACGTTACAGTTCGAGCAGAAAAAGACAGCGAAATTAGCGGCGTGAGCATTACTAACCCCAATACTCGCGGTACTGCCCTCTGGATTGAATCCAGCAACCCCACCGTCAAAAATAACACCTTCTCCAACAGCAACCGCGAGGGTGTTTTTCTCAGCGGTACGGCAAATCCTAAAATTGAAGACAACATCTTCACCAAAAACTTGGGTAACGGCATTTCTATTGCAAAAATGTCAGCCGGAGAGATCCGCAACAATGTAATTGACAACACAGGTATTGGCATTGTAGTTAGCGAGTCAGCATCTCCAGCGATCGCGCAAAACCGCATTCTCAAAAACCGCCAGGGTGTTGATGTCGGAGGTGACGCAACCCCTTTGCTGCGTAACAACATCATTGAGAACAACCGCGAAAATGGTGTCGTAGCGACGGGAAATGCTGGGCCAAATTTGGGCACCAAAGCAAGTCCTGGACAAAATCGCATCCGTAACAACGGTCAATACGATATCTACAACGTGACCCGCAACAATACTATATTTGCTGTTGGCAACGACATCGATCTCAAACGAATTTCAGGTCGTGTGGATTTTGTAAATACTCCCGCCACTGGCTCATAA
- the infB gene encoding translation initiation factor IF-2, producing MNNGKVRIYELSKELNLDNKDILGICDQLNIAVKSHSSTITESEAERIRSLAAEKQSERQAAAAKRVGTAGGADKKSGPSSGNSNQHKQQILQIKHKSGSGSGSNSKQPGAAKLASPPSPPSKQHTASPSPMKQTTLTRPVRSSNQDANPTSAPVEELEESQEIPEMEAFVEESPSQPEIAAKPLAEPPVRPVAESSAPAIFERPVLKRANAQAAPSSRAPSPSAGEPKVSQPETKPLETRPVVAKKPTPKPEPGVDTKVSESPQPVSDLQRPQKKVRAVGGVTPPVRDSQKPDVVKISPRPVRLQDDSRLDRSSVEIDENDKGTNEPELLELELKRPNPPRPAKTKKAWEEEEEDPDIANKNKAASKVKRRPAIVDEDDDDFASDLEDLPETVVVSLSVARPPKPKGRPGQPIAPAAIQAPGASRARKPGHKTAGDTSNSRDTRRGGQKNNVVERPEKVVLTGSMSLRELAEALAVPETEIIKKLFFKGMAVNITQTLDVETAKMVAEELDVEVEIAQEQSQAIQTVWVTEEDLESLQRRPPVVTIMGHVDHGKTSLLDAIRETKVAQGEAGGITQHIGAYHVDVEHEGKKEQIVFLDTPGHEAFTAMRARGAKVTDIAILVVAADDGVQPQTVEAISHAKAAEVPIVVAINKIDKADAQPDRVKQELTEYGLVAEEWGGDTIMVPVSALQKENLDTLLEMILLVAEVAELGANPDREAKGTVIEAHLDKAKGPVATLLVQNGTLRVGDTLVAGSVFGKVRAMVDDRGKRVEVAGPSWPVEVLGLSDVPAAGDEFEVYESEKEARSIASDRSDQQRQSRLQQVMASRRVTLNTLSQQAKEGELKELNLILKADVQGSLEALLGALKQLPQNEVQIRVLLSAPGEITETDVDLAAASGAVIVGFNTTLATGARQAADQAAVDVREYNIIYKLLDDIQGAMEGLLEPEMVEEPLGQVEVRAVFPVGKGAVAGCYVLSGKAIRNCRVRVRRGGKVLHEGVLDSLKRMKEDSKEVNAGFECGIGLDKFNAWEEGDIIETYQMVSKRRTLSPT from the coding sequence ATGAACAACGGCAAAGTGAGAATTTACGAGTTATCAAAAGAATTGAACTTGGACAATAAAGACATCTTGGGAATTTGCGATCAGCTCAACATTGCGGTCAAAAGCCACAGCAGTACAATTACAGAATCAGAGGCGGAGCGTATTCGCAGCCTAGCAGCAGAAAAACAATCAGAGCGTCAGGCGGCTGCCGCAAAACGGGTTGGGACTGCTGGCGGAGCGGACAAAAAATCTGGGCCATCATCCGGGAACAGCAATCAACATAAGCAGCAAATTCTGCAAATAAAGCATAAGTCTGGGTCCGGTTCCGGTTCTAACTCCAAACAGCCGGGGGCTGCTAAACTTGCTAGCCCACCATCACCGCCAAGCAAACAGCACACCGCCTCACCTTCACCTATGAAGCAGACGACACTTACTCGCCCAGTGCGTAGCAGCAATCAGGATGCTAACCCGACAAGTGCACCTGTAGAAGAATTGGAAGAATCACAGGAAATTCCAGAAATGGAGGCTTTTGTTGAAGAAAGTCCTAGCCAACCGGAAATTGCCGCCAAGCCCCTAGCTGAACCTCCCGTTAGGCCTGTAGCAGAATCATCTGCGCCAGCTATATTTGAGCGTCCGGTTCTGAAACGAGCTAATGCACAGGCAGCGCCTAGCAGCCGCGCTCCTAGCCCATCGGCCGGAGAGCCGAAGGTAAGCCAACCAGAAACAAAACCTCTAGAAACAAGACCTGTTGTTGCCAAAAAACCGACTCCTAAACCAGAGCCGGGGGTTGATACCAAAGTTTCTGAATCTCCGCAACCAGTCTCAGACCTGCAAAGACCTCAGAAAAAGGTACGTGCTGTAGGAGGGGTTACTCCACCTGTAAGGGATTCACAAAAACCAGATGTAGTCAAGATATCGCCTAGACCAGTTCGGCTTCAGGATGATTCAAGACTAGATAGATCGAGTGTTGAGATTGATGAAAACGACAAAGGTACAAACGAGCCTGAGTTACTAGAGCTAGAGCTAAAGCGTCCTAACCCACCTCGCCCAGCAAAAACTAAAAAAGCTTGGGAGGAAGAGGAAGAAGATCCGGATATTGCTAACAAGAATAAGGCGGCTAGTAAAGTCAAGCGTCGTCCTGCCATAGTTGATGAGGACGATGATGATTTTGCCAGCGACCTAGAGGATCTGCCAGAAACAGTTGTGGTAAGCCTCTCCGTTGCCCGTCCTCCAAAACCCAAAGGACGCCCAGGACAACCAATAGCGCCTGCGGCAATACAGGCACCGGGAGCAAGCAGGGCTAGAAAACCAGGGCATAAGACCGCTGGCGATACAAGCAATTCGCGAGATACGCGACGCGGCGGCCAAAAGAATAACGTGGTCGAACGTCCGGAAAAAGTTGTACTGACAGGCAGCATGAGTCTCCGGGAACTGGCTGAAGCTTTGGCTGTGCCAGAAACAGAGATTATCAAGAAGCTCTTCTTTAAAGGCATGGCTGTCAACATTACCCAAACCCTGGATGTCGAGACTGCCAAAATGGTGGCCGAAGAACTGGATGTTGAAGTCGAAATCGCCCAAGAACAATCACAAGCTATACAGACCGTATGGGTAACTGAGGAAGACCTGGAAAGCCTCCAGCGCCGACCGCCAGTGGTGACGATAATGGGGCACGTCGATCATGGTAAAACTAGCCTACTTGATGCTATCCGGGAAACCAAGGTGGCACAGGGAGAAGCAGGTGGTATTACTCAACATATCGGTGCTTATCATGTGGATGTCGAGCATGAAGGCAAAAAAGAACAAATAGTCTTCCTGGATACACCTGGTCACGAAGCCTTCACCGCTATGCGGGCACGGGGCGCAAAAGTGACCGACATTGCCATCCTAGTAGTGGCGGCTGATGATGGAGTCCAACCTCAAACGGTAGAAGCTATCAGCCATGCCAAAGCAGCCGAAGTGCCCATTGTTGTGGCAATTAACAAAATCGATAAAGCGGACGCGCAACCAGACCGCGTTAAACAGGAATTGACCGAATATGGTCTTGTTGCGGAAGAGTGGGGCGGCGACACAATCATGGTGCCTGTGAGTGCCCTTCAAAAGGAAAATTTGGATACGCTCCTAGAGATGATTCTGCTAGTCGCCGAAGTGGCTGAACTTGGGGCTAACCCAGACCGGGAAGCTAAAGGCACGGTGATTGAAGCCCATCTTGATAAGGCTAAAGGTCCAGTTGCTACTCTGTTGGTACAAAATGGCACTTTAAGGGTGGGCGATACCCTGGTCGCTGGCTCTGTCTTTGGCAAGGTACGAGCGATGGTAGATGACCGGGGCAAACGGGTCGAAGTTGCTGGGCCATCATGGCCAGTAGAAGTGCTGGGCCTAAGCGATGTGCCTGCTGCGGGAGATGAGTTTGAGGTGTACGAGAGCGAGAAAGAAGCACGCTCAATCGCTTCGGACAGATCCGATCAGCAACGCCAGTCTCGCCTGCAACAAGTAATGGCGTCCCGCCGCGTCACCCTTAATACCCTTTCTCAACAGGCTAAAGAAGGAGAACTTAAGGAACTCAACTTAATTCTCAAGGCAGATGTTCAAGGCTCGCTAGAGGCTCTTCTCGGAGCGCTCAAACAGCTACCTCAAAATGAAGTGCAAATCCGAGTTTTGTTGTCTGCTCCAGGTGAAATCACCGAAACTGACGTTGACTTAGCCGCAGCTTCCGGTGCTGTAATTGTGGGCTTCAACACGACTCTAGCCACTGGTGCTAGACAAGCGGCTGACCAAGCGGCTGTCGATGTGCGCGAATACAATATCATCTACAAACTTCTAGATGATATTCAAGGCGCAATGGAAGGTCTGCTGGAACCAGAGATGGTGGAAGAACCGCTGGGTCAAGTAGAGGTGCGGGCTGTATTCCCAGTGGGCAAAGGAGCCGTCGCTGGTTGCTACGTGCTGTCGGGCAAGGCTATTCGTAATTGCCGAGTGCGCGTGCGACGCGGTGGCAAGGTACTCCATGAAGGAGTCCTTGATTCTCTCAAGCGGATGAAGGAGGATAGCAAGGAAGTCAACGCTGGATTTGAATGCGGCATTGGCCTGGATAAATTCAATGCGTGGGAAGAAGGCGACATCATCGAAACTTATCAGATGGTGAGCAAGCGCCGTACCCTATCCCCTACTTAA
- a CDS encoding low-complexity tail membrane protein codes for MRSFWSEPFLWIHLAGLTAVPIFLGICFLGLTAGEPILPIWLEIFLVAVVGITPVLGMQILRPFYIFSILALAIKPEQLNEQQRRLLSQFKTKVNRVVAVLAAVFMLLVLIQIYDATPAVASFAPFLPQSHNLGLMLACVAFLLGNLFLQIPVSVALVVLTDEAKLAATEPYEVERISQDFTIPGWRVNKILPPMVEE; via the coding sequence ATGCGTTCGTTTTGGTCTGAACCTTTTTTGTGGATTCATCTTGCTGGCTTGACAGCGGTTCCAATTTTTCTGGGGATATGCTTCCTGGGTCTTACTGCGGGCGAGCCAATATTGCCGATTTGGTTAGAAATTTTTTTAGTAGCGGTTGTAGGTATTACACCGGTGCTAGGGATGCAAATACTCCGCCCTTTTTATATATTCAGTATCCTGGCACTCGCTATAAAGCCAGAGCAGCTGAACGAACAGCAACGACGCCTTTTGTCACAGTTTAAAACTAAAGTAAACCGAGTGGTGGCAGTTCTAGCAGCTGTTTTCATGCTGTTGGTATTGATACAAATATACGATGCTACACCTGCGGTGGCATCTTTTGCACCTTTTCTACCCCAATCCCACAACTTAGGGCTGATGTTGGCTTGTGTGGCGTTTCTTTTAGGCAATTTGTTTTTGCAAATACCCGTTAGCGTGGCTCTCGTAGTGCTAACTGATGAAGCAAAGTTGGCTGCGACAGAACCCTATGAAGTAGAACGCATATCGCAGGATTTTACTATACCGGGCTGGCGGGTTAATAAAATATTGCCACCTATGGTAGAAGAATAA
- a CDS encoding DUF2839 domain-containing protein codes for MGESKRRKEALKEKYGQDAYILPWLPITKKQGEQFVKWSNQGAWIGIGLLAACWVTVRFIGPAFGWWQVN; via the coding sequence ATGGGAGAATCCAAGCGTCGTAAAGAAGCTCTCAAAGAAAAATATGGACAAGATGCTTACATCTTGCCCTGGCTGCCGATTACCAAAAAGCAGGGGGAGCAGTTTGTAAAATGGAGTAACCAAGGGGCTTGGATTGGCATCGGCCTCCTAGCTGCTTGCTGGGTGACTGTACGCTTCATCGGGCCTGCGTTCGGTTGGTGGCAAGTCAATTAG
- the rimP gene encoding ribosome maturation factor RimP, giving the protein MTHPLIPQIIDLATPVAEELGLEVVGAVFHTNQRPPVLRVDIRNLNSDTGLNDCERMSRAMEAALDASDIIPDAYVLEISSPGISRQLTTDREFISFKGFPAIVSTSQPFEGKQEWSGQLVGRDEQAVYLNQKGRAIAIPRTLIARVQLDDRR; this is encoded by the coding sequence ATGACTCACCCCCTAATTCCACAAATAATTGATTTAGCGACACCAGTGGCAGAAGAACTGGGATTGGAAGTGGTCGGGGCAGTATTTCACACTAACCAACGCCCGCCAGTGCTGCGCGTAGACATCCGCAACCTCAACTCAGACACTGGTCTGAATGACTGCGAACGGATGAGTCGGGCAATGGAGGCAGCGTTAGATGCGTCAGATATCATACCCGATGCTTACGTGTTGGAGATTTCAAGTCCTGGTATATCGAGGCAGTTGACGACAGATAGGGAGTTTATATCCTTCAAGGGATTTCCCGCGATAGTTAGCACATCACAACCCTTTGAGGGCAAGCAAGAGTGGAGCGGTCAGCTCGTGGGCCGGGATGAGCAAGCCGTTTACCTAAATCAAAAGGGAAGAGCGATCGCAATTCCCCGAACTCTGATTGCCAGGGTACAACTGGACGACCGCCGCTAG
- a CDS encoding ATP-dependent DNA helicase, with protein sequence MIEVEVHSALLAYLRFVKNNKDLTTPSSEKAVELGCAEEPTLRRSLLNVPIWPHHLTMARLVARAFRLGRSALIQTGIPLGDVQSGYRLSYLLPALIWPGPIILVVSEAVQQHLQKVEIPPLLQWLQKYKDVQTGDRWPNEDFQGVLLMSPDVWIANKLHGQDGIPTNVPTIIDGADDLEGLARETLTARLSASDWEELMRCRSDQADAIRDARVQLTHLVFQHPANPYECYLIEPSEQDILRRLYKELTLKGLEPNLSSDVLADLPPAWRNFWQRWQTDGKSIIWASIDRSGGTFSLCCSPVEVATALSKIWTQQPIVLIGGALDMEGSASVYQTELGLADSTLIKFSPDRRSELIQLYVPDKLAMPNTPEFQEVLIKQILTLLSFSDDLKRPVVLLIGDTPLKAQVGAVLAASFGSRVQVEKTSLSQRGILVTGWEFWRQHLLTIPPPQLLAIATLPIPSLENPLVAARVAYYKQRRLDWFRLYLLPVALRELQRAIAPVRESQGVVALFDGRVNHRSYGTLVLSALSPLARINYLDPNWLRDRS encoded by the coding sequence GTGATTGAAGTAGAAGTCCATTCGGCGCTGCTTGCCTACTTGCGATTTGTTAAGAACAATAAAGACTTAACGACCCCTAGCTCTGAAAAAGCCGTTGAGCTAGGATGCGCCGAAGAGCCAACTCTAAGGCGATCGCTGCTCAATGTCCCCATTTGGCCACATCATCTCACGATGGCGCGGCTGGTGGCGAGAGCTTTTCGGCTGGGTCGGAGTGCCCTGATACAGACTGGCATTCCCCTTGGTGATGTCCAAAGTGGGTATCGCCTCAGTTACCTACTACCAGCACTTATTTGGCCGGGGCCGATAATTTTGGTGGTATCGGAAGCCGTGCAGCAGCACTTGCAGAAAGTAGAAATTCCCCCGCTGCTACAGTGGCTGCAAAAGTATAAGGATGTCCAGACTGGCGATCGCTGGCCTAATGAAGATTTCCAGGGAGTGCTGCTGATGTCTCCTGATGTTTGGATAGCAAACAAACTGCACGGGCAAGATGGCATACCTACGAACGTCCCTACTATCATTGACGGTGCCGATGACTTAGAAGGCTTGGCGCGTGAAACGCTGACTGCCCGTTTGTCTGCGAGTGACTGGGAGGAACTGATGCGCTGTCGCTCAGACCAAGCCGACGCTATTAGAGATGCCCGCGTACAGTTGACGCACTTAGTCTTTCAGCATCCTGCTAATCCTTACGAGTGCTATTTGATCGAACCGTCAGAGCAAGACATTTTGCGTCGTCTCTACAAAGAACTAACTCTCAAAGGGTTAGAGCCAAATCTCTCCTCTGATGTGTTAGCGGATCTACCACCTGCGTGGAGAAATTTTTGGCAGCGCTGGCAAACTGATGGCAAAAGTATAATTTGGGCATCAATTGACCGCAGCGGCGGTACATTTTCGCTCTGCTGTTCTCCCGTTGAGGTGGCGACAGCTTTAAGTAAGATCTGGACGCAGCAGCCGATAGTGTTAATCGGTGGCGCACTCGATATGGAGGGTTCGGCGTCTGTTTACCAAACTGAGTTGGGATTGGCAGATTCTACTCTAATTAAGTTTTCTCCAGATCGCCGGAGCGAATTGATTCAATTGTATGTGCCCGATAAGCTGGCGATGCCGAATACACCTGAATTTCAGGAGGTGTTGATTAAACAAATCCTCACTCTGCTGAGTTTTAGCGATGACCTGAAACGCCCGGTTGTTCTGCTGATTGGGGATACGCCGCTAAAGGCTCAGGTGGGGGCGGTTTTGGCTGCCAGCTTTGGCTCTAGGGTTCAGGTCGAGAAGACAAGTTTGAGCCAGAGGGGTATTTTGGTTACTGGGTGGGAGTTTTGGCGGCAGCATCTTCTTACGATCCCGCCTCCGCAACTGTTGGCGATCGCTACTTTGCCGATTCCTTCGCTGGAAAATCCCCTGGTTGCTGCACGGGTGGCTTACTACAAGCAACGGCGTTTAGATTGGTTTCGTTTGTATCTGTTGCCTGTCGCTTTGCGGGAATTGCAGCGAGCGATCGCTCCGGTGCGAGAGTCCCAAGGTGTAGTTGCCCTTTTTGACGGACGGGTGAACCACCGCAGCTATGGTACTCTCGTACTTTCAGCTCTCAGTCCCCTAGCGCGTATTAACTATTTAGACCCCAACTGGTTGAGAGATAGAAGTTAG
- a CDS encoding DUF1815 family protein codes for MFIRLAEQHRQFVQDLVMNLQALALVLEQRGYLASCYTCGGQMNSASFMVSLGDDHLIRFLVSDYGITWTEMRDDRELMKLEGAEAISQLQDLANLVKYKIKPSESRLAVTQPL; via the coding sequence GTGTTTATACGACTTGCAGAGCAACACCGTCAATTTGTCCAGGATCTGGTAATGAATCTTCAAGCTCTGGCGCTCGTGCTAGAGCAGAGGGGCTACCTAGCTTCCTGTTATACCTGCGGCGGTCAAATGAACAGTGCGTCTTTTATGGTCAGCTTGGGGGACGACCATTTGATCCGGTTCTTAGTCTCTGATTACGGGATCACTTGGACGGAAATGCGAGACGATCGCGAACTTATGAAGCTAGAGGGTGCTGAAGCCATCAGCCAGTTACAAGATCTAGCGAATCTTGTCAAGTACAAAATAAAACCCTCTGAATCCCGTCTTGCGGTCACACAACCGTTATAA